From one Notolabrus celidotus isolate fNotCel1 chromosome 2, fNotCel1.pri, whole genome shotgun sequence genomic stretch:
- the lhx4 gene encoding LIM/homeobox protein Lhx4: MMQSAAVLPTESPVKSLPEILGVPLQQIPQCAGCSQHILDKFILKVLDRHWHSKCLKCADCQTPLADKCFSRAGSVYCKEDFFKRFGTKCASCQQGIPPTQVVRKAQDFVYHLHCFACIMCSRQLATGDEFYLMEDGRLVCKVDYETAKQNDDSEAGTKRPRTTITAKQLETLKSAYKNSPKPARHVREQLSSETGLDMRVVQVWFQNRRAKEKRLKKDAGRHRWTQFYKSVKRNRGGTKVEKESSADDAGLSDSELSFRDDQVLSDLGHTNGLYGSVGDMTNSGVLNGSFSVDAAGQPYHDIRAGSPYGLPQSPSSITSLPGHTPLLNNLGFGMDSLVVQGGPGGVGQALRAMAGGPTSDLSTGSSTGYPDFPTSPASWLDEMDHSQF; encoded by the exons ATGATGCAAAGTGCGGCGGTCCTACCGACAGAGAGTCCTGTTAAGAGTTTACCGGAGATTCTCGGAGTGCCACTGCAAC AGATCCCTCAGTGTGCCGGCTGTAGTCAGCACATCCTGGACAAGTTCATCCTGAAGGTGCTGGACAGACACTGGCACTCCAAGTGCCTGAAGTGCGCCGACTGTCAGACCCCGCTGGCGGATAAATGTTTCTCCCGGGCCGGAAGCGTCTACTGCAAAGAGGATTTCTTCAA GCGTTTTGGAACAAAATGTGCGTCGTGCCAGCAGGGGATCCCTCCCACACAGGTAGTGCGGAAGGCGCAGGACTTTGTGTATCACCTGCACTGCTTTGCCTGCATCATGTGCAGTCGGCAGCTGGCCACAGGGGACGAGTTTTACCTCATGGAGGATGGGAGGCTGGTGTGCAAGGTGGATTATGAGACGGCCAAACAAAATG ACGACTCAGAGGCGGGGACCAAGCGGCCGAGGACCACCATCACAGCCAAGCAGCTAGAGACTCTCAAAAGTGCCTACAAAAACTCGCCCAAGCCGGCTCGCCATGTCAGAGAGCAGCTGTCCTCAGAGACAGGACTGGACATGAGAGTAGTGCAG GTTTGGTTCCAGAACAGGCGAGCGAAGGAGAAGCGTTTAAAGAAAGATGCAGGGCGACATCGTTGGACTCAGTTTTATAAAAGCGTCAAGCGCAACCGAGGAGGAACTAAAGTGGAGAAGGAAAGCTCGGCCGACGATGCGGGACTCAGTGACAGTGAACTGAGCTTCAGAG ATGACCAGGTCCTGTCAGATCTCGGACACACCAATGGGCTCTATGGGAGTGTCGGTGACATGACCAACAGCGGGGTGCTGAACGGTAGCTTCTCCGTTGATGCGGCGGGACAGCCGTACCACGACATCCGAGCAGGAAGCCCCTACGGTCTTCCTCAGTCGCCCTCGTCCATCACCTCCCTGCCTGGCCACACCCCTCTCCTCAATAACCTGGGCTTTGGCATGGACAGTCTGGTAGTACAGGGCGGGCCAGGCGGTGTGGGACAGGCGCTTAGAGCCATGGCAGGGGGCCCGACATCAGACCTCTCGACGGGCAGCAGTACAGGATACCCCGACTTCCCCACCAGCCCTGCCTCATGGCTGGATGAGATGGACCATTCTCAGTTTTAA